In Triticum aestivum cultivar Chinese Spring chromosome 5B, IWGSC CS RefSeq v2.1, whole genome shotgun sequence, the following proteins share a genomic window:
- the LOC123117415 gene encoding probable calcium-binding protein CML18: MCQAARACHNNGLVASVSSLLISLVIKPLAKNAILTGRSILALLAGDGAGNASSAAAAPRGQHCEHCAASEDDARLSGSDAAAVIASLGLVPRRRRCGNDDDDDDGMVVCGGCEAMGVVEEVAWGSKEAGEAELREAFGVFDRDGDGLVSAAELWGVLRRLGMTEGARYEDCARMVAAAAARHGGVDGGLGFPEFKAMMEHAV; the protein is encoded by the coding sequence ATGTGCCAAGCCGCGAGAGCGTGCCACAACAATGGCCTGGTCGCGTCGGTGTCATCTCTCCTGATCTCGCTCGTCATCAAGCCCCTGGCCAAGAACGCCATCCTCACGGGCCGGAGCATCCtcgccctcctcgccggcgacggCGCCGGCAACGCCAGCAGCGCCGCGGCCGCTCCACGTGGGCAGCATTGCGAGCACTGCGCCGCGAGCGAAGACGACGCGCGCCTGTCCGGCTCCGACGCCGCCGCGGTCATTGCGAGCCTCGGCCTCGTCCCGCGCCGACGACGCTGTGGcaatgacgacgatgacgacgacgggatggttgtgtgtggcggATGCGAGGCGATGGGGGTGGTGGAGGAGGTGGCGTGGGGGAGCAAGGAGGCCGGGGAGGCGGAGCTGCGGGAGGCGTTCGGGGTGTTCGACCGGGACGGGGACGGGCTGGTGAGCGCGGCGGAGCTGTGGGGCGTGCTGCGGAGGCTCGGGATGACCGAGGGCGCCAGGTACGAGGACTGCGCCAGGATGGTCGCAGCCGCGGCCGCCCGCCACGGCGGCGTGGACGGCGGGCTCGGGTTCCCCGAGTTCAAAGCCATGATGGAGCACGCGGTTTGA